In one Rutidosis leptorrhynchoides isolate AG116_Rl617_1_P2 chromosome 8, CSIRO_AGI_Rlap_v1, whole genome shotgun sequence genomic region, the following are encoded:
- the LOC139863671 gene encoding F-box/kelch-repeat protein At3g06240-like — protein MIGSSNGLVCIYQQLDCQLLVANPSTREVKKLYAFLLDICEYWGFGYDSSTNNYKVIVGFQKDKTTCFYALSLKTNIWELIRVFRDVDDEPISVRGVLLDGSVNWFMINKSNSKKFILSFDLPRQEFIEISVPDECDQDDMRLGVIKQCLCVYSQSPYTNKPDDMGNGKIQCKNALETGA, from the coding sequence ATGATTGGTTCATCAAACGGCCTGGTATGCATCTATCAACAATTGGATTGTCAACTTTTAGTAGCTAATCCTTCGACTCGAGAGGTGAAAAAACTGTACGCATTTCTTTTAGATATTTGTGAATATTGGGGCTTTGGCTATGATTCATCTACGAACAACTACAAGGTTATAGTAGGGTTTCAGAAAGATAAAACGACATGTTTTTACGCGCTGTCGTTGAAAACAAATATATGGGAGCTTATTAGAGTCTTTAGAGATGTGGATGATGAACCTATCAGTGTGAGGGGTGTCTTATTGGATGGGTCAGTTAATTGGTTTATGATCAATAAAAGTAATAGTAAGAAATTCATTCTTTCTTTTGATTTACCTCGACAAGAATTTATAGAAATCTCTGTACCAGATGAATGCGATCAAGATGACATGAGGCTTGGTGTTATCAAACAATGTCTTTGCGTATATAGTCAATCACCTTACACTAATAAACCAGATGATATGGGTAATGGAAAAATACAATGCAAAAATGCTTTGGAAACGGGTGCCTAA